In Paractinoplanes brasiliensis, the following proteins share a genomic window:
- a CDS encoding L,D-transpeptidase, whose product MRRTLVAVVAMAVITPVALVACGKDGGKQGSSAWVATPSAGADPSAGTGTDKETESATVPVSLALTPATGKTGVPLSTEIGLKLAGGKVTEVTLKDEKGAVVPGKLRDDGTAWVPGKTLSPKQKYSATVVVTAGDGQTTTQTTSFTTMGKPGKKTGTGLYLFDDRTYGVAMPVVVEFSPGIKKADRAAVQRRMFVSTSPAQPGVWSWTPNGSQAYYRGPEFWKPGTTLAVRIAVGGLPTGGGRYGDRDRSATAKIGRSFEMKVDNASKKMTVMQDGKTIKTMPVSLGKKSTPSVSGVMVVMEKKEQTVFDTTDTDGADGYVTDIEFAQRITWSGQYLHSAPWSVGAQGRRNVSHGCVNVSPGNARWLFERTLIGDPITVKGTEEKLGYGDGWTPWDKPWAEFVKGSALPVPASLK is encoded by the coding sequence ATGCGGCGCACGCTCGTGGCAGTTGTGGCGATGGCGGTGATCACGCCGGTCGCGCTCGTGGCGTGCGGCAAGGACGGGGGCAAGCAGGGCAGCAGCGCGTGGGTGGCCACGCCGAGCGCCGGCGCCGACCCGAGCGCGGGAACAGGAACGGACAAAGAGACCGAGTCGGCCACGGTGCCGGTCAGCCTGGCGCTGACCCCGGCCACCGGCAAGACCGGCGTGCCGCTGAGCACCGAGATCGGCCTCAAGCTGGCCGGGGGCAAGGTCACTGAGGTCACGCTCAAGGACGAGAAGGGTGCTGTCGTCCCGGGCAAGCTGCGCGACGACGGCACCGCTTGGGTGCCGGGCAAGACGCTGAGCCCGAAACAGAAATACTCGGCCACCGTCGTGGTCACCGCCGGCGACGGGCAGACGACGACGCAGACCACCAGCTTCACGACCATGGGTAAGCCGGGCAAGAAGACCGGCACCGGCCTCTACCTGTTCGACGACCGGACGTACGGGGTCGCCATGCCGGTGGTCGTCGAGTTCAGCCCGGGCATCAAGAAGGCTGACCGCGCGGCCGTGCAGCGGCGCATGTTCGTCAGCACCAGCCCGGCCCAGCCCGGCGTCTGGTCGTGGACTCCCAACGGTTCTCAGGCTTATTACCGCGGCCCCGAGTTCTGGAAGCCGGGCACCACGCTCGCTGTCCGGATCGCGGTCGGGGGCCTGCCCACAGGCGGGGGCCGCTATGGCGACCGGGACCGCTCGGCCACCGCCAAGATCGGCCGGTCCTTCGAGATGAAGGTCGACAACGCCTCGAAGAAGATGACCGTGATGCAGGACGGCAAGACGATCAAGACGATGCCGGTCAGCCTGGGCAAGAAGAGCACGCCGTCGGTCAGCGGTGTGATGGTCGTCATGGAGAAGAAGGAACAGACCGTCTTCGACACGACCGACACCGACGGCGCGGACGGTTACGTCACCGACATCGAGTTCGCCCAGCGGATCACCTGGAGCGGGCAGTACCTCCACTCCGCCCCGTGGTCGGTGGGCGCGCAGGGCCGGCGGAACGTGTCCCACGGTTGTGTGAACGTGTCACCCGGCAATGCGCGCTGGCTGTTCGAGCGCACCCTGATCGGTGACCCGATCACCGTGAAGGGCACTGAGGAGAAGCTGGGCTACGGCGACGGCTGGACACCCTGGGACAAGCCCTGGGCGGAGTTCGTCAAGGGCAGCGCCCTGCCGGTGCCGGCGTCGCTGAAGTGA
- a CDS encoding NUDIX domain-containing protein yields the protein MSTWVEPEVWYAQLPAFHAAAAGLITATGTDHVLLVKPTYRDDWSLPGGYVEAGEFPHEACARELHEELGLTVKPNSLLVVDWAPPEGKRTRAIISLTFDCGEIPADAALTLAADELDDWAFLPPREAAARLPANVAPRISAALRARTSSETAYLAGGRLT from the coding sequence ATGAGCACCTGGGTCGAGCCCGAGGTCTGGTACGCCCAACTGCCGGCCTTCCACGCCGCGGCCGCCGGGCTGATCACCGCCACCGGCACCGACCACGTCCTCCTGGTGAAGCCGACCTACCGAGACGACTGGTCACTGCCGGGCGGTTACGTGGAAGCGGGGGAGTTTCCCCACGAGGCCTGCGCCCGCGAGCTGCACGAGGAACTCGGACTCACCGTCAAACCCAACAGCCTGCTAGTCGTGGACTGGGCCCCACCGGAAGGCAAACGCACCCGGGCGATCATCAGCCTCACCTTCGACTGCGGCGAAATCCCGGCCGACGCCGCCCTCACCCTGGCCGCTGACGAGCTGGACGATTGGGCCTTCCTGCCCCCGAGGGAAGCGGCGGCGCGGCTGCCCGCCAACGTGGCCCCGCGTATCTCCGCAGCTCTGCGGGCCCGCACCTCTAGCGAGACCGCCTACCTCGCCGGCGGACGGCTCACGTAA
- a CDS encoding glycine-rich domain-containing protein, with translation MTTSTQTPIKSRVCWPEDGPEQAKSGRSLVSVELFDRLACRIRLEHPELAAGMAERILDQALAFLGTCAVSTEPIGPSELVDIGWHTFILHTADYADFCDRIAGRFIHHVPDEPDGGAGSPLAASVAAIRASGFTLDRALWSSGAECTQCYAGCTDSPTR, from the coding sequence ATGACCACTTCGACTCAGACCCCGATCAAGTCGCGTGTTTGCTGGCCCGAGGACGGCCCGGAACAGGCCAAGTCCGGCCGTAGCCTGGTATCAGTCGAACTGTTCGACCGCCTGGCCTGCCGCATCCGGCTCGAACACCCGGAGTTGGCCGCCGGCATGGCGGAGCGGATCCTCGACCAGGCACTGGCGTTCCTCGGCACCTGCGCCGTCTCGACGGAGCCGATCGGCCCTTCCGAACTCGTCGATATCGGATGGCACACGTTCATCCTGCACACGGCCGACTACGCCGACTTCTGCGACCGGATCGCCGGCCGATTCATCCACCACGTCCCGGACGAGCCGGACGGCGGGGCGGGGTCGCCGCTCGCCGCTTCGGTCGCGGCGATCCGGGCCAGCGGTTTCACGCTCGACCGAGCGCTGTGGTCCTCGGGCGCTGAGTGCACGCAGTGCTATGCCGGATGCACCGACAGCCCGACGCGCTGA
- a CDS encoding phosphotransferase encodes MTGVQDLAAGSAAHLVSVLTTAEGQVFVKGVGAGTRAAVIQGREAAINPHLPRGCVPRLRWTVQDEGWLLHGYQYIPGRHADLSPGSGDLPLVITTLNAVCAALSPCPDLDVPVQRFADRWAGRIRAEYVEGDTLVHTDLTPRNLLVDGTRAWLVDWAGPCVGAPWISAAFLAVRLIRAGHHPRDAEVLLQDATAWSVATPEALDAFAEASARLWQQRAIEIGAPHHAPLAEAAHRWNEYRTDAKLVRGAQPSA; translated from the coding sequence GTGACCGGGGTGCAGGATCTAGCAGCAGGGTCGGCGGCCCACCTGGTCAGCGTTTTGACGACGGCAGAAGGCCAGGTCTTCGTCAAGGGCGTCGGCGCCGGCACCCGCGCCGCGGTCATCCAAGGCCGCGAAGCTGCCATCAATCCCCACCTCCCCCGCGGATGCGTCCCGCGTCTGCGCTGGACTGTCCAGGATGAGGGCTGGCTCTTGCATGGCTACCAGTACATCCCCGGTCGGCACGCCGACCTGTCTCCAGGCTCCGGGGATCTACCGCTGGTGATCACGACCCTGAACGCGGTATGCGCCGCGCTGTCACCGTGCCCTGATCTCGACGTACCAGTGCAGCGCTTCGCCGACCGGTGGGCAGGCCGCATCCGCGCGGAGTATGTCGAGGGTGACACGTTGGTCCACACCGACCTCACGCCTCGCAACTTGCTTGTGGACGGCACACGGGCTTGGCTCGTCGACTGGGCCGGGCCCTGCGTCGGAGCGCCGTGGATCAGCGCCGCATTTCTCGCCGTACGGCTCATCCGTGCCGGCCACCACCCGCGAGACGCCGAGGTTCTGCTCCAAGATGCGACCGCCTGGAGCGTCGCGACGCCCGAGGCCCTCGACGCGTTCGCCGAGGCGTCGGCTCGGCTATGGCAGCAACGCGCCATCGAAATCGGCGCACCGCACCATGCCCCGCTCGCCGAGGCCGCTCATCGCTGGAATGAGTACCGGACCGATGCAAAGCTCGTCCGAGGTGCTCAGCCAAGCGCGTAG
- a CDS encoding replication-relaxation family protein — protein sequence MLTDPGLTPVRESCLPSALTSVFSRTPGPTSPLFSQRRSHRLSASSACPPTDPAWSRVSPPGTTSPDDPGLVRAYQPRIRPDGYAEWVEHGVTVPVFLEYDTGGEQLPILVDKLYGYRDLFAKIGRVWPVLFSLHSATRERNLRRLFADEPPVVLVATCARDMLETGGLCPADAVWAAGHGDAGRLRLADLSTLTANLRHGSEGEAA from the coding sequence GTGCTGACAGATCCCGGCTTGACGCCCGTTCGGGAGTCCTGCTTGCCGTCCGCGTTGACGTCGGTCTTCAGCCGGACCCCCGGACCGACTTCTCCCTTGTTCTCACAACGCAGGTCACACCGCCTGTCAGCATCGTCGGCTTGTCCTCCGACAGACCCTGCATGGTCTCGGGTCTCTCCCCCCGGGACCACCTCCCCGGACGATCCGGGCCTGGTGCGCGCCTACCAGCCTCGGATCCGGCCCGACGGGTACGCCGAGTGGGTCGAGCACGGCGTGACGGTCCCGGTGTTCCTGGAGTACGACACCGGCGGCGAGCAGCTGCCGATCCTGGTCGACAAGCTGTACGGCTACCGGGACCTCTTCGCCAAGATCGGCCGGGTGTGGCCGGTGCTGTTCTCCCTGCACTCCGCCACCCGCGAACGAAACCTGCGCCGCCTGTTCGCCGACGAGCCGCCGGTCGTGCTGGTCGCGACCTGCGCCCGCGACATGCTCGAAACAGGTGGCCTGTGCCCCGCTGACGCCGTATGGGCGGCCGGGCACGGCGACGCCGGCCGCCTCCGGCTGGCCGATCTCTCCACCTTGACGGCCAACCTTCGCCACGGCTCGGAAGGCGAAGCAGCATGA